In Sulfolobales archaeon, a single window of DNA contains:
- a CDS encoding creatininase family protein yields the protein MSWIDFERECYKTGECVGILPIGSVEQHGAHLPLGTDIMIAERLAQKIFEKASEKGFKIILLEPISITVSVEWSGNPGTLWVPGEVFQSYVKSYILSLMRNNIRRIIVLNAHGGNTGHLQALLKDVVYEFKEEGFKIYLINWWEFVGDVINRIFETRFFHADEVETSLAMALGIGGKATESGEIIERPYDEKWHDLDTTKRPRVYFFYREGRRLEKGSFGRPDIASREKGEILLKEFLDRFMDFLEDLVRGRI from the coding sequence ATGTCTTGGATCGATTTTGAAAGAGAATGTTATAAAACAGGTGAGTGTGTAGGAATACTTCCCATAGGATCTGTGGAGCAACATGGAGCGCATCTACCTCTGGGAACAGATATCATGATCGCTGAAAGACTTGCTCAGAAGATCTTCGAGAAAGCTTCTGAAAAAGGTTTCAAGATAATCCTGCTAGAACCCATATCTATAACAGTGTCAGTGGAGTGGAGTGGAAATCCAGGAACTCTATGGGTTCCTGGAGAGGTTTTCCAGAGCTATGTTAAGAGCTATATATTATCTCTAATGAGGAATAACATAAGAAGAATCATAGTATTAAATGCTCATGGAGGGAATACAGGACATCTCCAAGCTCTTCTGAAAGATGTGGTCTATGAATTTAAAGAAGAAGGTTTCAAGATCTATCTAATCAACTGGTGGGAGTTTGTCGGAGATGTTATAAACAGGATCTTTGAGACTCGATTCTTTCACGCAGATGAGGTCGAGACCTCTCTGGCAATGGCTCTGGGGATAGGAGGTAAGGCTACAGAATCTGGTGAGATTATAGAGAGACCTTACGATGAGAAATGGCATGATCTCGATACCACTAAAAGGCCTAGGGTTTATTTCTTCTATAGAGAGGGTAGAAGACTTGAGAAAGGTTCTTTTGGAAGACCTGATATAGCTTCGCGAGAGAAAGGTGAGATCCTCTTAAAAGAATTTCTAGATAGATTCATGGATTTTCTAGAGGATTTGGTTAGGGGGAGGATATAG